DNA sequence from the Halanaerobiales bacterium genome:
AAAAAAGGTTCACCCTTATTAATATAATCGTCCTCTTTTATATTATGGTAATTATTATTTATATTATTAAATTTTTTTATAGAAATATTATTCATATTTTCAGGAGACAATTCCGCTTCTAATTGATCATAACTAAAAGACAAAATACCGGCTTCTCTACTATAAATTGTTACATTTCTATCTTTAGAATTTATTTTAGCAACTACTTGATTACCAGCAATTCTTTGATTAGAATCAGAAAAAAAGGTTGCTTTTCCTGACTTGGGTGCTTTATATATTTTTTCTTTTCTAATAATTACAGATTCAGTATTAAAACTCTCTGATAACTGTCCGTATTCTACAATCATAGTATTAGAATTTGTATTAATAAAAAAATATAAAGCTAAAACAATTATTGATAAAACTATAAAAATATATATTGACTTTACAGATTTATTTTTTTTTTATATTTATCATTTAAATAATGTATCTTATTGTTTTCCATATTATCACCTTTAATATTAATTCAATATAAAGTTGAAAAATCCTGCATAACTATAATGTAATAATACTGGCCATTCTTCCAGTTACTCCTTTATCCCGGCGATATGAGTAAAAATTTTCTTCATTAGAATAAGTACACATCTTACTTTCAATTATATTTTCTTTTTTTATTCCTTTTTTAAGAAACATCATTTTAATAATCCCGGGTAAATCAAGCAAATAACTGTTTTTCCCTTTATAAACTAAATAATTATTTATATTAGAAAAATTATTTTTAAATTTAGTAGCAAGTTTATTATCAACTTCATAAAAATCTTTAGAAATTGCAGGTCCAATTGCAACCATACAATCACTCATTTTACTATTAAATTCAACTTTCATTTTTTCTAATACCTTTAAACCAATCTTTTTAAGAGTACCTTTCCAACCAGAATGTGCTAATCCTATTATTCTATTTTCTTTGTCATAAAAATAAAGGGGAACACAATCTGCATAATAAGAAAACAAAGTAATATTATTAGCAGTTGTAATTAAAGCATCTGTTTTTTTTATTGAACTACTATAATTACTACTTCCTTTACCTTTATCTTTTTTTTCTACTATATATACTCTATCACCATGAACCTGTTCAGCTGAAGTAACAGATGAAAAATTTAAATTTAATTTATTAGCAGTAATTTTTCTGTTTTTTATAACTGCTTCTTTTCTGTCATTTGTATGTAAACCTAAATTAAGGCTTTTATAAGAACCTTTGCTAACCCCACCATTTCTGGAAGTAAAATAAGCTTTACATCCTCTTTCCTTAAAATTTTCTATTTCCAAATACCTAAAGTTATTTT
Encoded proteins:
- the pgeF gene encoding peptidoglycan editing factor PgeF, encoding MFKWKKKNNFRYLEIENFKERGCKAYFTSRNGGVSKGSYKSLNLGLHTNDRKEAVIKNRKITANKLNLNFSSVTSAEQVHGDRVYIVEKKDKGKGSSNYSSSIKKTDALITTANNITLFSYYADCVPLYFYDKENRIIGLAHSGWKGTLKKIGLKVLEKMKVEFNSKMSDCMVAIGPAISKDFYEVDNKLATKFKNNFSNINNYLVYKGKNSYLLDLPGIIKMMFLKKGIKKENIIESKMCTYSNEENFYSYRRDKGVTGRMASIITL